From a region of the Streptococcus ruminantium genome:
- a CDS encoding DUF3173 family protein: MKTVTYKNLMNIGFPEHTARNIIREAKRIAVKKFEEARKVDHNAVQLSKSPFDNRRLGIAPKDIVEELIGISLSEDNLESEN; the protein is encoded by the coding sequence ATGAAAACAGTAACATATAAAAACTTGATGAATATTGGTTTTCCTGAACATACGGCAAGAAACATCATTAGAGAAGCAAAAAGAATAGCAGTAAAAAAGTTTGAAGAAGCTCGCAAAGTTGACCATAATGCGGTACAATTAAGTAAATCGCCCTTTGACAATAGAAGACTTGGTATTGCTCCTAAAGATATAGTAGAAGAGTTAATCGGAATTTCACTCTCTGAAGACAATTTAGAAAGTGAGAATTAA
- a CDS encoding Mov34/MPN/PAD-1 family protein → MIYVNLNNKYQIVIPSDIFNSLLEFRQLGLEPEAGGIFVGKRLLNNSILIINFSEPQDNDVRSRFKFSKTSPYHQKFADDYFGKSSGFISLIGEWHTHPEDIPTASCVDISSWEKIISDNDDRLFFLIVGLRAGRFYYRESNKWQSTLIYFKDV, encoded by the coding sequence TTGATTTATGTAAATCTGAATAATAAATATCAAATTGTAATACCATCTGATATTTTTAATTCATTACTAGAGTTTAGGCAATTGGGTTTGGAACCTGAAGCAGGTGGTATTTTTGTTGGTAAGAGACTTTTAAATAATTCGATACTTATTATTAATTTTTCAGAACCACAGGATAATGATGTAAGAAGTAGATTTAAATTCTCAAAAACTTCTCCATATCACCAGAAGTTTGCAGATGATTATTTTGGTAAAAGTTCAGGTTTTATAAGTTTAATTGGAGAATGGCATACCCATCCTGAAGATATACCTACTGCATCTTGTGTTGACATTAGCTCATGGGAAAAAATTATCTCAGATAATGATGACAGATTATTCTTTTTGATAGTTGGACTTCGGGCTGGTAGATTCTACTATAGGGAATCAAATAAGTGGCAATCCACACTAATCTATTTTAAGGATGTATAG
- a CDS encoding sigma-70 RNA polymerase sigma factor region 4 domain-containing protein, with translation MKYYIHVRGEKIPVTEIVYKSYWQLVNHEKYLSRKDRKFGLLPFSSFEVDGLPLDNILIDTSIDIERLIEANILIEQLNDALLSLSDKEFEIINDLYFRDKTIREVAIEQGMSTTSLFRIRNTILNKLRKFFEN, from the coding sequence ATGAAATATTATATTCATGTTAGAGGTGAAAAAATCCCTGTAACTGAAATAGTTTATAAAAGCTATTGGCAATTGGTCAATCACGAAAAATATCTGAGTAGAAAGGATAGAAAATTTGGTTTGTTACCATTCTCTTCTTTTGAAGTAGATGGATTACCTTTAGATAATATCCTAATAGATACTTCTATTGATATTGAACGTTTAATAGAAGCCAACATCCTTATTGAACAATTAAACGATGCTCTATTAAGTTTATCTGACAAGGAATTTGAGATAATCAATGATCTATATTTTAGAGACAAAACAATTAGGGAAGTTGCGATTGAACAAGGTATGTCTACGACTAGCCTCTTTCGAATAAGAAATACTATCTTGAATAAATTACGGAAATTTTTCGAAAATTAG
- a CDS encoding SAG1252 family conjugative relaxosome accessory protein translates to MGQEIKLIRKQFRITRQEEKQIKEMMREQKLDSFSEFLRQNLLKKNYQDRIFESWFSLWQSQKFEQISQDVHEVLVVARENHQVTQEHVSILLTCVQELIAEVNQVQPLSREFREKYMR, encoded by the coding sequence ATGGGACAAGAAATTAAGTTAATCCGTAAGCAATTTAGAATCACGAGACAAGAAGAAAAACAGATAAAAGAAATGATGAGGGAACAAAAACTGGATAGTTTCTCAGAATTTCTTCGTCAAAATTTGTTGAAAAAGAATTATCAGGATAGAATTTTTGAAAGTTGGTTCTCCCTTTGGCAGTCTCAAAAGTTTGAGCAGATTAGTCAAGATGTGCATGAAGTTCTAGTTGTCGCAAGAGAAAATCACCAAGTGACTCAAGAGCACGTTTCAATCTTATTGACCTGCGTTCAAGAATTGATTGCGGAAGTCAATCAAGTACAGCCACTCAGTCGTGAGTTTCGTGAAAAATATATGAGATAG
- a CDS encoding PIN-like domain-containing protein, whose product MSYINGITEKELQHNDDVCVVLDTNYLLGALSSVNQSEKYFDAIFNVNFNIYIPFIVWVEFNYNVPDVLSKTSSLLEGTKEYLSSYSEKKLSSEMSEIKTKFNNMFDKHIIEKNIVGKRVSEDSRAYFNQLIDNEDGLAELFDQITSKSKSIFDTWKESYLTTINHKIENHTSSMNLQLSKLNNIIDNGDSRIIVGAQYDIEKLEEFVNQCKNREKMKLFPGNSEKDLNKVGSRLWGNLEIPKKYGDMLLWLELIDYAQNQSKFKEYILVSDDTEKEDWVKKDTKELYPDLSIEFFTKTNSYIHHNTSFEFIKSVTPDISEDEFKKDYGFNIELDSSVSTANDLIDFGGIEVSDEVEDNLSKYFDLEDMSFRDTIIVPAKIDGFKGVFLEENRWYSINIKNDRIPYLKYIAAYQSAPVSAVTYVAKIDRIVDSPFKPGKKMVIFEGKALPLKRPIPMGTDYLALQGPRYTNHRKLNSSADTDELFNFDDDI is encoded by the coding sequence ATGAGCTATATTAATGGTATTACTGAAAAAGAGTTACAACATAACGATGACGTGTGTGTTGTTTTGGATACAAACTACCTTCTTGGAGCGCTGAGCTCAGTAAATCAATCAGAAAAATATTTTGATGCAATATTTAACGTTAATTTTAATATATATATACCATTTATTGTTTGGGTTGAATTCAATTACAATGTTCCGGATGTCCTAAGTAAGACTTCAAGTTTATTAGAGGGAACAAAAGAATATTTAAGTTCCTATTCAGAAAAAAAACTTTCTTCTGAAATGAGTGAAATTAAAACAAAATTCAATAATATGTTTGATAAACATATTATTGAAAAAAATATTGTTGGAAAAAGAGTTTCTGAGGATAGTAGAGCGTATTTTAACCAGCTGATTGATAATGAAGACGGTTTAGCTGAATTATTTGACCAAATTACGTCGAAGTCAAAGTCAATTTTTGATACTTGGAAGGAAAGTTATCTTACAACAATTAATCACAAGATTGAAAATCATACTTCAAGTATGAATCTACAACTTTCAAAATTAAATAATATTATTGATAATGGTGACTCTCGAATAATTGTAGGAGCGCAGTATGACATTGAAAAATTGGAAGAATTTGTAAACCAATGTAAAAATCGTGAAAAAATGAAATTATTCCCAGGCAATTCAGAAAAGGATTTAAATAAAGTAGGAAGTAGATTATGGGGAAACCTAGAGATTCCGAAGAAGTACGGGGATATGTTGTTATGGCTTGAATTGATAGACTATGCTCAAAATCAGTCCAAATTTAAAGAATATATACTAGTATCTGATGATACTGAAAAAGAAGATTGGGTTAAAAAAGACACCAAAGAGCTTTATCCAGATTTATCGATTGAATTTTTTACTAAAACGAATTCATATATTCATCATAATACTTCATTTGAATTTATTAAATCAGTGACACCTGATATTTCAGAAGATGAATTTAAAAAGGATTATGGCTTTAATATAGAGTTAGATAGCAGTGTCTCTACTGCTAATGACTTAATTGATTTCGGTGGGATTGAAGTATCGGATGAAGTGGAAGATAATCTTTCTAAATACTTTGATTTAGAGGACATGAGTTTTAGAGATACGATTATAGTTCCAGCAAAAATAGATGGATTTAAAGGTGTTTTCCTTGAAGAAAATCGTTGGTATTCAATAAATATTAAGAATGATAGAATTCCATATTTAAAATATATTGCTGCTTACCAGAGCGCTCCTGTATCAGCAGTCACATATGTTGCAAAAATAGACCGTATAGTTGATTCACCGTTTAAGCCAGGCAAAAAAATGGTTATATTTGAAGGTAAAGCATTGCCATTAAAACGTCCCATACCAATGGGAACTGATTATCTTGCTCTTCAAGGTCCAAGATATACGAACCATAGAAAACTTAATAGTTCAGCTGATACAGATGAGTTATTCAATTTTGATGATGATATATAA
- a CDS encoding lanthionine synthetase LanC family protein yields the protein MKKNHGINKLMALMLLGLLMVLAEMARKLNKKIDLFELAKYFIEVNEYDDCLEIDLSVCHGAAGIVQSLLFVYATLTDRRF from the coding sequence ATGAAGAAAAATCACGGAATTAATAAACTAATGGCACTCATGTTATTAGGTTTACTTATGGTATTGGCTGAAATGGCGAGAAAATTGAACAAGAAGATAGACTTGTTTGAGCTTGCAAAATATTTTATTGAAGTTAACGAATATGATGATTGCTTAGAAATTGATTTATCTGTATGTCATGGTGCAGCTGGCATAGTCCAATCATTACTATTTGTATATGCAACACTGACTGATAGACGTTTTTAG
- a CDS encoding MobC family plasmid mobilization relaxosome protein gives MVYRYRTNLKKVFLTDSELHQLNERIDKSHCQNFSVYARKVLLNPNMSFITINTDTYDQLVFELRRIGNNINQIARAINYSHLISQEQLDVLRKGIGELVTEVEKEFQVKVKKLKEFHGSY, from the coding sequence ATGGTTTATCGTTATCGTACCAATCTCAAAAAAGTATTTCTAACAGATTCAGAGTTACATCAATTGAATGAGCGAATCGACAAGAGTCACTGCCAAAATTTTTCAGTCTATGCCAGAAAAGTGTTGCTGAATCCCAATATGTCATTTATCACCATTAACACGGATACCTATGACCAGTTAGTATTTGAATTGAGACGGATTGGAAATAATATCAATCAAATTGCGCGTGCTATTAATTACAGTCATCTTATTTCTCAAGAACAGCTGGATGTATTGCGTAAGGGGATTGGTGAGTTAGTTACAGAAGTCGAAAAAGAATTTCAAGTAAAGGTTAAAAAATTAAAGGAATTTCATGGTAGTTACTAA
- a CDS encoding acyltransferase, translating to MNRKNKLFKKFFFWSQKFYLPLVLIFIFPILICYLIGKSWTLVEVEKISNTNFFTRAVFEIIPDNSTATYIVLYLLISTSLLMIFRKNNAERTFNDGHSVYLHNCYKRLWIAANILGYRKLQLIGVSIPMQFELIINGVFSEFISESSVVQYDEFQGEIIVEYPIENKKNKVVNLLVCDTYDIPLEKLASDYLENTTVKISSQRKYSGNRYNNPQLVSTVREEVQKIVNTYNEVNLFMTTNPLNTQRIVGKSFLTLDRSGFDKVSVIQMDETQIYKDPFVIYEN from the coding sequence ATGAATCGAAAAAATAAATTATTTAAGAAATTCTTTTTTTGGTCTCAAAAATTTTATTTACCATTAGTATTAATTTTTATATTTCCAATTCTGATTTGTTATTTGATTGGGAAGAGTTGGACCCTGGTTGAAGTTGAAAAAATATCAAATACCAATTTTTTTACGAGAGCTGTTTTTGAAATAATTCCTGATAATTCTACCGCTACTTATATAGTTCTTTATTTATTAATCTCTACTTCATTATTGATGATTTTTAGAAAAAACAATGCTGAACGAACATTTAATGATGGTCATTCTGTATATCTTCATAACTGCTATAAGAGGCTGTGGATTGCAGCAAATATATTAGGCTATCGAAAGTTACAACTTATAGGTGTCTCAATACCAATGCAGTTTGAACTTATTATTAATGGAGTTTTTTCAGAATTTATCTCTGAATCTTCAGTTGTTCAATATGATGAATTTCAAGGAGAAATTATTGTTGAGTATCCAATTGAAAACAAGAAAAATAAAGTTGTCAATTTATTAGTATGTGATACATATGATATTCCTTTAGAAAAATTAGCATCTGACTATTTGGAAAATACAACAGTAAAAATTTCATCACAACGAAAGTATAGTGGTAACAGATATAATAATCCTCAATTAGTTAGTACAGTTAGAGAAGAGGTACAAAAAATAGTTAACACCTATAATGAGGTTAATCTATTTATGACAACAAATCCTTTAAATACACAAAGAATTGTAGGAAAGTCATTTTTAACATTAGATAGATCAGGTTTCGATAAAGTTTCGGTGATACAGATGGATGAAACTCAAATTTATAAAGATCCATTTGTGATATACGAAAATTAA
- a CDS encoding helix-turn-helix domain-containing protein → MNMLAEKFRTKRKELGLSQQTLAEGICEQSQISKIERGHFIPSADILFKLSQRLEVTLDYFFNEQIEVNSNLSNFKHLSSRLLDDRNYDDLEYLYKIEADRSTFLTLEDRMYLDWIKSIIDFYQYHLQNEAISYLENMVSKMSSNTLIYLNVLNTLSNFYSLVGREKDYEMNYSLLMSLYKSKNLNQQEFLFGYIRVRYNYAHYLVSKEKYNEAIQEAIETIELCKEKQTSYQLAPLLIIVGNSGKEFLDKNQVKDYYIEARELCKIYNNPLMLMKIESYLNELENNNS, encoded by the coding sequence ATGAATATGCTTGCTGAAAAATTCAGAACTAAAAGAAAAGAACTAGGGCTCTCCCAACAAACCCTTGCGGAAGGAATTTGCGAACAAAGTCAGATTAGTAAGATTGAGAGAGGACATTTTATTCCCTCTGCCGACATTTTATTTAAGCTCTCTCAACGACTGGAAGTAACATTAGATTACTTTTTCAATGAACAAATTGAAGTTAATTCTAACCTCTCTAATTTTAAACATTTATCTTCTCGTCTATTAGACGATAGAAATTATGATGATCTAGAATACCTTTATAAAATTGAGGCAGATCGAAGTACCTTTCTAACACTGGAAGACAGGATGTACCTTGATTGGATTAAATCTATTATTGACTTCTATCAATATCATCTTCAGAACGAGGCCATCTCTTACTTGGAAAATATGGTGTCAAAAATGTCTTCAAATACTCTAATCTATTTAAATGTATTAAATACTTTATCCAACTTCTATTCCCTAGTTGGTCGTGAAAAAGATTATGAAATGAACTACTCTCTTCTAATGAGTTTATATAAGTCAAAAAATCTGAATCAACAAGAGTTTTTATTTGGATATATCAGAGTTCGCTACAACTACGCTCACTATTTAGTATCAAAAGAAAAATATAACGAAGCCATACAAGAAGCTATTGAGACTATTGAACTTTGTAAAGAGAAACAAACCAGTTACCAATTAGCTCCCTTACTCATCATTGTTGGAAACTCTGGAAAAGAATTCTTAGACAAAAATCAAGTCAAAGATTACTATATAGAAGCAAGAGAGTTATGTAAGATTTATAACAATCCTTTAATGCTTATGAAAATAGAGAGTTACTTAAATGAGTTGGAGAATAATAACTCATGA
- a CDS encoding ATP-binding cassette domain-containing protein, giving the protein MVGLVGRNGVGKSTLMKILYKIIDLIWRKRELTMLGI; this is encoded by the coding sequence ATTGTTGGTTTAGTAGGTAGAAATGGTGTCGGTAAAAGTACCTTGATGAAAATTTTGTACAAAATAATAGACCTGATTTGGAGAAAACGAGAACTGACAATGTTGGGTATTTGA
- a CDS encoding SAG1250 family conjugative relaxase codes for MVVTKHFATHGKKSRRRLIKYILNREKTDNLKLISDYGMSNYLDFPNYLEMVEMYNANFLNNDKLYESRNDRQEIHQQTIHAHHLIQSFSPDDNLTPEEINRIGYETMMELTGGRFRFLVATHIDQSHIHNHILINSIDLNSDKKLKWDYALERNLRMISDRISKMAGAKIIEHRSSYSDYKKYKASSHKFELKQRLYFLMQQSKSFDDFIKKAEKLHIQINFNQKHSRFMMTDRNMTKLIRGRQISKRDLYDEDFFRTYFAKKEIESRLEFLLSHVNSLEELQKKSQELNLTIDLKQKNVTFTLDENGQQISISHKKISNNKLYDVNFFQDYFKNKEVGDSEGLDNLQEQYDAFQEERGKDKVSTEDIEEAFESFKKKRDAIHEFEVELAEHQIEKLVDEGIYIKVSFGIKQSGLVFIPNYQLDIIEEDNQKKYKVYIRETTSYFVYNKEYSDKNQYIKGRTLIRQLTNDSRAIPYRRPTLKSLQEKISEINLMIELSNTSKHYQEIKDEFVLEIAKLDMKLEETQEKIATLNKMAEVLINLKSDDHESINLAKYDFTKMNMTESASLEYVQEGVIIKKIELSETLDDYEELVRKLETFIGVLSSKKSINRELKNSITTD; via the coding sequence ATGGTAGTTACTAAGCATTTTGCGACTCACGGAAAAAAATCTCGCAGACGTTTGATTAAATATATTCTCAATCGGGAAAAAACGGATAATCTGAAATTAATATCTGATTACGGAATGAGTAATTATTTAGACTTTCCTAATTATTTAGAAATGGTAGAAATGTATAATGCTAACTTTCTCAATAACGATAAGTTATATGAGTCAAGAAATGATCGTCAAGAAATACATCAACAAACTATTCATGCACATCATCTGATTCAATCTTTTTCACCTGATGATAATTTAACACCTGAAGAAATTAATCGTATTGGTTATGAAACTATGATGGAATTAACTGGAGGTCGATTTCGTTTCTTAGTCGCAACTCACATTGACCAATCACATATTCATAATCATATTTTAATTAATTCTATAGATCTGAACTCAGATAAAAAATTAAAATGGGATTATGCTTTAGAAAGAAACCTTCGTATGATTTCAGATAGAATTTCTAAAATGGCTGGTGCAAAAATTATTGAACATCGGTCATCTTATAGTGACTATAAAAAATACAAGGCGTCTAGCCATAAGTTCGAATTGAAACAACGACTTTATTTTTTGATGCAGCAGTCAAAATCGTTTGATGATTTTATAAAAAAAGCTGAGAAGTTACATATTCAGATTAATTTTAATCAAAAGCATAGTAGATTTATGATGACGGATAGGAATATGACAAAACTGATTCGTGGACGACAAATCAGTAAACGTGATTTATATGATGAAGATTTTTTTAGAACGTATTTTGCTAAAAAAGAAATTGAAAGTCGTTTAGAGTTTCTATTGAGTCATGTCAATTCTTTAGAGGAGTTGCAAAAAAAATCCCAAGAATTAAATCTTACTATCGATTTAAAACAAAAAAATGTGACCTTTACTCTTGATGAAAATGGTCAGCAAATTAGTATCAGTCATAAAAAAATAAGTAATAATAAGTTATATGATGTGAATTTTTTTCAAGATTACTTTAAAAATAAGGAAGTCGGTGATTCAGAAGGATTAGATAATTTACAGGAACAGTACGATGCTTTCCAAGAAGAACGAGGTAAGGATAAAGTATCCACTGAAGATATTGAGGAAGCCTTTGAGTCATTCAAGAAAAAGAGAGATGCTATTCATGAGTTTGAAGTGGAGCTTGCAGAACACCAAATTGAGAAGTTAGTTGATGAGGGGATTTATATCAAGGTGTCTTTTGGTATTAAGCAGAGTGGCCTTGTTTTCATTCCCAACTATCAACTAGATATTATTGAAGAAGACAATCAGAAAAAATATAAAGTTTATATTCGTGAGACAACTTCATACTTTGTATATAACAAAGAATACTCGGATAAGAATCAGTATATTAAAGGGCGAACCTTGATTAGACAGCTAACCAACGATAGTCGAGCAATACCATACAGACGACCAACTTTAAAAAGTCTTCAAGAGAAGATTTCTGAAATTAATCTTATGATTGAACTGTCTAACACGAGCAAACATTACCAAGAAATCAAAGATGAGTTTGTATTAGAAATTGCGAAACTTGATATGAAACTGGAAGAAACCCAAGAAAAAATCGCCACCTTGAATAAGATGGCGGAAGTACTTATCAATCTGAAGAGTGACGATCATGAAAGTATAAACTTAGCTAAGTATGATTTTACTAAAATGAACATGACAGAATCAGCATCTTTAGAGTATGTACAAGAAGGGGTTATCATAAAGAAAATTGAACTTAGTGAAACTTTAGATGATTATGAAGAATTGGTAAGAAAGCTGGAGACTTTTATAGGAGTTCTGAGTAGTAAGAAAAGTATTAATCGAGAATTAAAAAATAGTATAACGACTGATTAA
- a CDS encoding E2/UBC family protein produces MLEKKEIFQMYFDEIPSESLELEDKECYFYQYKKFTLKIIISNDFPHSLPEIYLSNYMDFNKWYSHVGSEGKLCYISEDNLIWDFNNPSGLLKDCCEKVKELLDSWDTPKMTEELRKEFLSYWYISCLKSKTKYIEIRSYLSRVSTFEKYELVLSNQKFHLFNYGSQLKGSVVPHSKKSRDVYILPLKDSNSVIPPNPLNELTEATFKKMITGNLSSGVRRRFQKWCKMKRKSFILILSLPISDNDYVLFGAHFESRTFKYPFKIDNKVLQKNKDRKKLVLRLKNQKIGVSTLLQYILQDSTRSIE; encoded by the coding sequence AGAGAGCCTGGAATTAGAAGATAAGGAATGCTATTTTTATCAATATAAAAAATTTACCTTAAAAATTATCATTTCTAATGATTTTCCCCATTCACTTCCTGAAATCTATCTTTCAAATTATATGGATTTTAATAAATGGTACAGCCATGTCGGTTCCGAAGGGAAATTGTGTTACATTTCAGAAGATAATTTAATTTGGGACTTTAATAATCCAAGTGGATTATTAAAAGATTGCTGTGAAAAAGTAAAGGAATTACTGGATAGTTGGGATACACCAAAAATGACCGAAGAGCTCAGGAAAGAGTTTCTGTCATATTGGTATATCAGTTGTTTGAAATCAAAAACAAAATATATAGAGATTCGAAGTTACTTATCCAGGGTCAGTACATTTGAGAAATATGAATTAGTCCTGTCGAATCAGAAATTCCATCTTTTTAATTATGGTTCACAACTCAAAGGGAGTGTTGTGCCACATTCTAAAAAAAGTAGAGATGTTTATATACTTCCACTTAAAGATTCGAATTCTGTGATTCCTCCTAATCCCCTGAATGAACTAACAGAAGCAACGTTTAAGAAAATGATCACAGGAAATCTATCTTCGGGTGTTAGACGCCGCTTCCAAAAGTGGTGTAAAATGAAAAGAAAGTCATTCATATTAATTTTATCACTTCCTATATCTGATAATGATTATGTTTTGTTTGGTGCGCATTTTGAGTCTAGAACTTTCAAATATCCATTTAAAATTGATAATAAGGTACTACAAAAAAATAAAGATAGAAAAAAATTGGTTCTAAGGCTAAAAAATCAAAAAATAGGAGTTTCAACATTACTCCAGTATATATTACAAGATTCGACAAGGAGTATAGAGTGA
- a CDS encoding HesA/MoeB/ThiF family protein — MSRTSQEYDFLNKKVIIVGLGSVGSFVANNLSKMGINKLLLIDPDFLTVDNISRHYLGMDSIIDNIQKVDALEDRLKKENPDLEIECEGIRFQEIVRKNPNLFYEYDFVFSCVGDTKTNFEINHFFRKIGKTVLYCWLDPYGVGYHNLLVSPQNNGCYMCMNYEDGHLVNNRASFAEKNQIFEKRLASCYSSFIPYNVIAPSSLANKAIEVYLQYLDGEFSSENRLVSEIGSDKQFGKEGFTYSVRYYNCIKNSDLLNVSLRTNISCPECNGDYKVDLCKSE; from the coding sequence GTGAGTAGGACATCCCAAGAATATGATTTTCTGAATAAAAAAGTTATAATTGTTGGACTTGGATCTGTAGGATCATTTGTTGCAAACAATTTATCTAAAATGGGTATAAATAAACTTCTTTTAATAGATCCTGATTTTTTAACGGTCGATAACATTTCAAGGCACTACTTAGGTATGGATAGTATAATAGATAATATTCAAAAAGTAGACGCTTTAGAAGATAGATTGAAAAAAGAAAATCCTGATTTAGAAATTGAATGTGAGGGTATCCGATTTCAAGAAATAGTTCGGAAGAATCCAAATTTATTTTATGAATATGATTTCGTTTTTTCTTGTGTCGGAGATACTAAAACTAATTTTGAAATTAATCATTTTTTCAGAAAGATTGGAAAAACGGTATTGTATTGCTGGTTAGATCCATATGGAGTTGGGTATCATAACCTACTAGTTTCTCCGCAAAATAATGGATGCTATATGTGTATGAACTATGAAGATGGGCATCTTGTTAATAATAGAGCCTCTTTTGCAGAGAAAAATCAAATATTTGAAAAGCGTCTAGCTAGCTGTTATTCTTCATTTATTCCTTATAATGTTATTGCGCCTAGTTCTTTGGCAAATAAAGCTATAGAAGTATATTTACAGTACTTGGATGGGGAATTTTCTTCTGAAAACAGACTAGTATCAGAAATTGGTTCAGATAAACAGTTTGGAAAAGAAGGATTTACATATAGTGTTCGATACTACAATTGTATAAAAAATAGTGATTTATTAAATGTTTCTTTAAGAACAAATATATCTTGTCCAGAGTGTAACGGAGATTATAAAGTTGATTTATGTAAATCTGAATAA
- a CDS encoding AAA family ATPase → MIEEPKLFLSKTGLENLKYLSTLYGIDFNQEKFGHFIQILDLTQSINKKVKTYSLGTKQKLALLLTLVTGPDFLILDEPTNGLDVETSQKVFELLQHLASCENVGILISSHQLEDIGEICNRVLFLENSLLTSQILGKDSHTSLIDIVFQSNIDLEIFTTMQALGEIVQQDGLKITLSGVIQSSELFQFFNEHSIKVVDFETKKETLKDIYLKRSK, encoded by the coding sequence TTGATTGAAGAACCGAAATTGTTTTTATCTAAAACTGGTTTAGAAAATTTAAAGTATCTGTCAACACTATATGGAATAGATTTTAACCAAGAAAAATTTGGACACTTTATCCAAATCTTAGATCTAACGCAATCAATTAATAAGAAGGTAAAAACATATTCATTAGGTACTAAACAAAAGTTAGCTCTACTTTTAACACTTGTTACAGGACCCGATTTTTTAATTTTAGATGAACCGACAAATGGATTGGATGTTGAAACTTCTCAGAAGGTTTTTGAATTATTACAGCATTTAGCATCATGCGAAAATGTAGGAATTTTAATATCAAGTCATCAGTTAGAAGACATTGGAGAAATTTGTAATAGAGTTCTTTTTTTGGAAAATAGCTTATTAACATCGCAAATACTTGGAAAAGATAGTCATACTTCATTGATTGATATCGTTTTTCAGTCAAATATTGATTTAGAAATTTTTACTACTATGCAAGCACTTGGAGAAATCGTCCAACAAGATGGTTTAAAAATTACCTTATCAGGAGTGATTCAAAGCAGTGAATTATTCCAATTTTTCAATGAGCATTCTATTAAAGTAGTAGACTTTGAAACAAAAAAAGAAACACTTAAAGATATCTATTTGAAGCGCTCAAAATAA